One genomic segment of Anguilla anguilla isolate fAngAng1 chromosome 2, fAngAng1.pri, whole genome shotgun sequence includes these proteins:
- the LOC118220098 gene encoding homeobox protein SIX3-like, with protein sequence MFPSLNFSLEQVASVCETLEETGDVERLGRFLWSLPVAPGVFDAINKHESILRARAVVAFHAGNYRDLYHILEHQKFTKDSHGKLQAMWLEAHYLEAEKLRGRPLGPVDKYRVRKKFPLPRTIWDGEQKSHCFKERTRGLLREKYLQDPYPNPSKKRELARATGLTPTQVGNWFKNRRQRDRAAASKHRLQHHGIGQNGVRSLSEPCGSPSTSILNMMDRIETGTSIISIASSDSEFDI encoded by the exons ATGTTTCCCAGTCTTAATTTCTCACTGGAACAGGTAGCAAGTGTCTGCGAGACATTGGAAGAAACCGGCGATGTGGAGAGACTGGGACGGTTCCTGTGGTCTCTGCCAGTGGCGCCTGGGGTTTTCGACGCGATAAACAAACACGAATCCATTCTGCGAGCTCGCGCCGTGGTTGCTTTTCACGCAGGAAATTATAGGGACCTCTATCACATTTTGGAGCACCAGAAGTTCACCAAGGACTCACACGGAAAACTGCAGGCTATGTGGCTCGAAGCACACTATCTAGAGGCCGAGAAGCTGCGGGGTCGCCCATTAGGACCGGTCGATAAGTACAGGGTGCGGAAGAAGTTTCCATTGCCCAGGACCATCTGGGATGGCGAGCAGAAGAGCCACTGTTTCAAAGAGCGGACACGCGGCCTTTTAAGGGAAAAGTACCTCCAGGACCCCTACCCAAATCCAAGTAAGAAAAGGGAACTAGCACGCGCGACTGGCCTCACACCTACGCAAGTGGGAAACTGGTTTAAAAACCGAAGGCAAAGGGACAGAGCCGCGGCGTCAAAACACAG GTTGCAACACCATGGAATTGGACAAAATGGGGTGCGCTCTCTTTCGGAGCCATGCGGTTCACCATCCACTAGCATCTTGAATATGATGGACCGAATCGAAACGGGGACCTCCATTATCTCCATAGCATCCAGTGACTCGGAATTTGACATATAA